In a genomic window of Methanosarcina horonobensis HB-1 = JCM 15518:
- a CDS encoding DUF1328 domain-containing protein has translation MIGLAVVLLVLALVAYILGARGIAGFSMEIAKWLIIIFLILAVISFLYGRF, from the coding sequence TTGATAGGACTTGCTGTAGTACTTTTAGTATTAGCGTTAGTTGCGTATATACTGGGTGCACGAGGAATCGCCGGTTTCTCAATGGAAATTGCAAAGTGGCTCATTATAATTTTTCTGATACTTGCTGTTATATCGTTTTTATATGGACGCTTTTGA